The proteins below come from a single Mercenaria mercenaria strain notata chromosome 3, MADL_Memer_1, whole genome shotgun sequence genomic window:
- the LOC123525806 gene encoding uncharacterized protein LOC123525806, giving the protein MLNSLPEDNKICNNLLSALKQPAEVDLLLETELNNEFIEGPYQSPPFEKYRISPLGIAERKYSGKKRLIVDLSAPHNSQCPSINSLIDKEMCSLSYVKIDDAIKSIEGYGRCAILCKTDICNAFKLLPIKPEQMPYFMVKWKGQYYVYTRLVFGSRSSPKIFDNLSRAICWIAKNNYDIESIFHLLDDFLTVQAPTSNGDRTMALITLIFNKLKIPISPSKTVGPTTQLEYLGVILDSEITSKTS; this is encoded by the coding sequence ATGCTAAACTCTTTACCTGAAGATAATAAGATTTGCAATAATCTCCTTTCTGCTTTAAAACAACCCGCGGAAGTCGACCTTCTCTTAGAAACCGAACTGAATAATGAATTTATAGAAGGTCCCTATCAATCACCGCCATTTGAAAAGTACAGAATTTCTCCACTTGGAATTGCAGAACGTAAATATTCAGGTAAAAAACGACTAATTGTAGATTTGTCAGCACCACATAACTCGCAATGCCCTAGTATAAACAGTTTGATCGACAAAGAAATGTGCAGCTTAAGCTACGTCAAGATTGATGACGCAATAAAGTCAATAGAAGGCTACGGCAGATGTGCGATATTATGTAAAACGGATATATGCAACGCATTTAAGCTCTTACCAATTAAGCCAGAGCAGATGCCGTATTTCATGGTTAAGTGGAAAGGTCAATATTATGTTTACACCCGTTTAGTGTTCGGAAGCCGTTCATccccaaaaatatttgacaatttgtcGAGAGCGATATGTTGGATTGCTAAAAATAATTACGACATAGAGTCGATTTTTCACTTGCTAGATGATTTTCTGACCGTCCAGGCGCCAACCTCTAATGGAGATCGAACCATGGCACTGATTACTCTCATATTTAATAAACTTAAAATACCGATTTCTCCTTCAAAGACAGTAGGTCCAACTACACAGCTCGAGTATTTAGGAGTTATTTTGGACTCAGAAATTACAAGCAAGACTTCCTGA